The Synechocystis sp. PCC 7509 genome includes a window with the following:
- the def gene encoding peptide deformylase, whose product MASIVAVEKEKLTNPPLELRYLGDRALRQNNKRVSKIDAEIRQLAREMLQTMYTADGIGLAAPQVAVQKQLIVIDCEPDNPANPPLILINPTIKHLSSELCIAQEGCLSIPNVYMDVTRPQMVEIAYKDEQGRPQTLRATELLSRCIQHEIDHLNGVLFVDRVQNSLAVTQELTKQGFSAKAVKPIAPGEAL is encoded by the coding sequence ATGGCTTCTATAGTTGCAGTTGAGAAAGAAAAACTAACCAATCCCCCGTTAGAGCTTCGGTATTTGGGCGATCGCGCTTTGCGGCAAAATAATAAAAGGGTGTCTAAAATAGACGCAGAAATTCGTCAGTTAGCACGAGAAATGCTGCAAACCATGTACACTGCTGATGGGATCGGTTTAGCTGCTCCCCAAGTAGCCGTACAAAAACAGCTAATTGTAATTGACTGCGAACCAGACAATCCCGCTAATCCGCCTTTAATTTTGATCAATCCTACCATCAAGCACCTTAGCAGTGAGCTTTGCATCGCTCAAGAAGGTTGTCTCAGCATTCCCAATGTTTATATGGACGTAACCCGCCCGCAAATGGTAGAAATAGCCTACAAAGACGAACAGGGTCGTCCTCAGACTTTAAGAGCTACAGAACTATTGTCGCGCTGCATTCAGCACGAAATCGATCATCTCAATGGCGTATTATTTGTAGATCGAGTTCAAAATAGTTTAGCGGTAACTCAAGAATTAACCAAACAAGGCTTTTCGGCAAAAGCTGTAAAACCAATCGCTCCCGGTGAAGCATTATGA
- a CDS encoding histidine triad nucleotide-binding protein, translating into MSETTETIFSKIIRREIPADIVYEDELAIAFKDVHPQAPVHILVIPKQPIKSLVDITSGDRDLMSHLLLTAQQVAINAGLNNGYRLVINTGNDGGQTVSHIHLHILGGRQMTWPPG; encoded by the coding sequence ATGAGTGAAACTACAGAGACAATTTTTAGTAAAATTATTCGTCGGGAAATACCCGCAGATATTGTTTATGAGGATGAGTTGGCGATCGCTTTTAAAGATGTCCATCCCCAAGCACCCGTTCATATCTTAGTAATTCCCAAGCAGCCGATTAAATCTCTAGTAGATATTACATCTGGCGATCGCGACCTAATGAGTCATTTATTATTAACGGCTCAACAAGTTGCTATAAATGCGGGGCTAAATAATGGCTATCGCTTAGTTATTAATACCGGTAATGATGGCGGTCAAACCGTTTCCCACATTCACTTACACATTTTGGGCGGTAGACAAATGACTTGGCCACCCGGTTAA
- the lepB gene encoding signal peptidase I: MKSFAKSINLQSFQLSKSENPVREGIKTIGLTLSLAFGVRIAAAQCYLIPSGSMEPTLEVNDRLLVDKISYSFTSPHRGDVVVFNPPPAVVEKEASTEPFIKRVIGLPGEQIEVKGGRVYVNNQPLQENYIADEPNYNWGPQIVPRNSYLVLGDNRNKSYDGHIWGFLKRDRLIGKAVARFWPPERFSNFASK; the protein is encoded by the coding sequence GTGAAATCATTTGCTAAGTCAATAAATTTACAAAGTTTTCAATTGAGCAAGTCAGAAAACCCAGTACGGGAAGGGATAAAAACCATTGGGTTAACTCTAAGTTTAGCTTTTGGCGTGCGGATAGCCGCCGCTCAATGCTACTTAATTCCGTCTGGCTCAATGGAACCAACTTTAGAAGTAAACGATCGCTTATTAGTAGACAAAATTAGTTACAGTTTTACAAGTCCTCACCGGGGGGATGTAGTCGTATTTAATCCACCGCCCGCAGTAGTGGAAAAAGAAGCATCAACCGAGCCTTTTATTAAACGAGTTATTGGCTTACCAGGAGAGCAAATAGAGGTTAAAGGTGGGCGAGTGTACGTTAATAATCAACCCTTGCAAGAAAATTATATTGCCGACGAACCAAACTATAACTGGGGCCCACAAATTGTCCCTAGAAACTCCTATTTAGTTTTGGGAGACAATCGCAATAAAAGCTACGATGGACATATTTGGGGATTTTTAAAGCGCGATCGCCTAATTGGTAAAGCAGTGGCTCGTTTTTGGCCTCCCGAACGCTTTAGTAATTTTGCTAGTAAATAA
- a CDS encoding S-methyl-5'-thioadenosine phosphorylase: MAEAKIGIIGGSGLYKMEALKDVEEVIVSTPFGSPSDAVIIGTLAGNSVAFLARHGRNHTLLPSEVPYRANIYAMKQLGVEYIISASAVGSLKAEAKPLDMVVPDQFIDRTKNRVSTFFGEGIVAHIAFADPVCSQLAKVLTDAIAALNLTDVTLHRGGTYVCMEGPAFSTKAESHLYRSWDATVIGMTNLPEAKLAREAEIAYATLALVTDYDCWHPDHDSVTVEMVIANLQRNATNAQKVIQETVRRLSENPPHSEAHSALKYAILTQLDKVSQETKQKLELLLKKYM, from the coding sequence ATGGCGGAAGCAAAAATTGGCATCATTGGCGGGAGCGGACTTTACAAAATGGAAGCCCTCAAAGATGTAGAAGAAGTGATAGTTTCTACCCCGTTTGGTTCGCCTTCTGATGCTGTAATTATAGGGACTTTGGCAGGAAATTCCGTTGCATTTCTAGCGCGTCATGGGCGCAATCATACATTGCTACCGTCAGAAGTACCTTACCGGGCTAATATTTATGCAATGAAGCAGTTGGGAGTAGAATATATAATTTCTGCTTCTGCTGTTGGTTCTTTGAAAGCTGAGGCAAAACCTTTAGATATGGTAGTCCCAGATCAATTTATTGACCGGACAAAAAACAGAGTTTCGACATTTTTCGGTGAGGGAATTGTTGCCCACATTGCTTTTGCCGATCCTGTTTGTTCGCAATTGGCTAAAGTTTTGACTGATGCGATCGCTGCTCTCAATTTAACAGATGTGACTTTGCATCGTGGCGGTACTTATGTTTGTATGGAAGGGCCAGCATTTTCAACAAAAGCGGAGTCTCATCTTTATCGCAGTTGGGACGCTACAGTTATTGGCATGACCAATTTACCAGAAGCAAAATTGGCTAGAGAAGCCGAAATTGCCTATGCTACTTTAGCTTTGGTTACAGATTACGATTGTTGGCATCCAGACCATGACAGCGTCACGGTAGAAATGGTAATTGCTAATTTACAGCGCAATGCAACTAATGCTCAAAAAGTAATTCAAGAAACTGTTAGGCGTTTAAGCGAAAATCCACCGCATTCGGAAGCACATTCAGCTTTAAAGTATGCGATTTTAACTCAGTTGGATAAAGTTTCTCAAGAAACTAAGCAAAAGTTAGAGTTGTTGTTGAAAAAGTATATGTAA
- a CDS encoding DUF3598 family protein, with translation MKSQWQCFLENLGEWHGSFTRFSPQGELLEDTPTMVSFTGINDNQTIAQIVRRLPPNCPPEEQAFEYTSSSLGRGILFFEDGAFSTGSIQFSPLADFGAELGLIHNNRRLRLVQIFNKSGELARLTLIREKLADATEPEKAQLTVDDLVGTWQGEAVTLYPDLRSPDTYSVGLKIERGGENELLQQLTIGDRNITSKATITGTVICFDSGYQVLLLPDGASSTCPLQLKAQTGFFLEVGWLKSPLERQRLIRTYNNQGEWVNLTLVTEYRVSADLP, from the coding sequence ATGAAATCCCAATGGCAATGTTTCTTAGAAAATCTAGGCGAATGGCATGGTTCTTTTACTCGCTTTTCTCCTCAAGGTGAGTTGCTAGAAGATACGCCAACAATGGTTTCTTTTACAGGAATCAACGATAACCAAACCATTGCTCAAATCGTCCGCCGCTTACCGCCAAATTGTCCCCCAGAAGAACAAGCTTTTGAATATACTTCAAGTTCGTTAGGACGGGGAATTTTATTTTTTGAAGATGGTGCTTTTTCAACTGGTTCAATTCAATTTTCGCCTCTTGCGGACTTTGGTGCAGAATTGGGCTTAATACACAATAATCGCCGCTTGCGATTAGTCCAAATATTTAACAAAAGCGGTGAACTAGCAAGATTAACTTTAATTCGCGAAAAACTTGCGGATGCTACAGAACCAGAAAAAGCTCAACTAACCGTAGATGATTTAGTCGGTACATGGCAAGGCGAAGCTGTTACTTTGTACCCAGATTTGCGATCGCCTGATACTTATTCTGTAGGACTGAAAATTGAGCGCGGAGGGGAAAACGAACTATTACAGCAACTAACTATTGGCGATCGCAATATTACATCCAAAGCTACCATCACTGGTACAGTTATTTGCTTTGATAGCGGATATCAAGTATTGCTGCTTCCTGATGGTGCTTCTTCTACTTGCCCATTGCAGCTAAAAGCGCAAACGGGATTTTTTCTCGAAGTCGGATGGCTAAAGTCGCCCTTGGAACGTCAAAGACTAATTCGTACTTACAATAACCAAGGAGAATGGGTTAATCTTACATTAGTTACTGAGTACCGCGTTTCTGCTGACTTACCGTAA
- a CDS encoding Tab2/Atab2 family RNA-binding protein has protein sequence MKIWQADFYRRPLQNEAGEVLWELLICDRDRLFTYEALCPQSQANSKWLIEQLQIAAKNQKPDLIQVFRPQSLNLIQLAAENLGIAVEATRRTFALKQWLTERQYPSNNGEPYNPLAIDKAPPTPLTENLWGEQWRFASLSAGDIVESFKERLIPIKEMPEFLLPLNLGLASTITIPGVVIDGGKKSMQLARWLQSIHPVALNYIAGDPSGLVLEAGLSERWVVNTFTDKEVIAAAVTYTQRQQLTKGLHFLLVQPDNSGMTYSGFWLLGKE, from the coding sequence ATGAAAATTTGGCAAGCTGACTTTTATCGTCGTCCTCTGCAAAACGAAGCAGGGGAAGTGTTATGGGAATTATTAATATGCGATCGCGATCGCCTATTTACTTACGAGGCTTTGTGTCCTCAGTCTCAAGCAAATAGTAAGTGGCTTATAGAGCAGTTGCAAATAGCCGCAAAAAATCAAAAACCGGACTTGATACAAGTATTTCGTCCGCAATCTTTAAATTTAATTCAATTAGCCGCCGAGAACTTAGGAATTGCTGTTGAAGCAACTCGCCGCACGTTTGCTTTAAAACAATGGCTAACTGAGCGTCAATATCCCTCTAATAATGGAGAACCTTATAACCCTTTAGCCATCGATAAAGCCCCACCTACGCCACTTACAGAAAACTTGTGGGGGGAACAGTGGCGTTTTGCAAGCCTGAGTGCTGGAGACATTGTAGAAAGCTTTAAAGAGCGTCTCATTCCTATTAAAGAGATGCCGGAATTTTTGTTACCGCTTAACCTAGGGTTAGCTTCTACTATTACTATTCCAGGGGTTGTAATTGATGGGGGAAAAAAATCAATGCAACTAGCAAGGTGGTTGCAAAGTATACATCCGGTGGCGCTTAATTATATTGCTGGCGATCCTAGTGGGCTGGTTTTAGAAGCAGGTTTAAGCGAGCGATGGGTTGTGAATACCTTTACCGACAAAGAAGTAATTGCGGCGGCGGTTACTTACACCCAGCGCCAACAATTAACTAAAGGATTACATTTTTTATTAGTACAGCCTGATAACTCAGGAATGACTTATAGTGGCTTTTGGCTATTAGGTAAAGAGTAA
- the recR gene encoding recombination mediator RecR has translation MRSHFLDSRSVIIYKERHGDKTTVYARPLARLIEQLQRLPGVGPKTAQRLALHILKRSESEVQALAQALIEAKQQIGLCSICFNLSAEPTCEICRNSNRDRHIICVVADARDVIALEKTREYNGKYHVLGGVLSPMEGIGTEQLNIQPLVRRVSQEQPKEVILAISPSVEGETTTLYVGQLLKPFTKVTRIAFGLPVGGDLEYADEITLARALEGRRELD, from the coding sequence ATGCGATCGCACTTCCTAGATTCAAGGAGTGTCATTATATATAAAGAACGTCATGGAGATAAAACAACGGTTTACGCACGCCCTTTAGCTCGTTTAATTGAGCAATTACAGCGCTTACCAGGAGTAGGACCTAAAACCGCTCAACGCTTGGCTTTACACATTCTTAAGCGCTCCGAATCCGAAGTACAAGCTTTAGCACAAGCCTTGATTGAAGCCAAACAACAAATCGGTTTATGTTCAATTTGCTTTAATTTATCTGCCGAGCCAACTTGTGAAATTTGCCGCAATTCCAACCGCGATCGCCATATAATTTGTGTGGTTGCTGATGCTCGTGATGTAATTGCTTTAGAAAAAACTAGAGAGTACAACGGCAAATATCATGTATTAGGCGGAGTGCTGTCGCCGATGGAAGGGATTGGTACAGAGCAACTTAATATCCAACCCCTAGTGCGGAGAGTTAGTCAAGAGCAGCCTAAAGAAGTTATTTTAGCCATTAGTCCCAGCGTCGAAGGCGAAACTACAACTTTGTATGTAGGACAATTACTTAAGCCGTTTACAAAAGTCACTAGAATTGCTTTTGGTTTACCTGTGGGTGGAGATTTGGAGTATGCGGACGAAATAACTTTAGCAAGAGCTTTAGAAGGTCGCAGGGAGTTAGATTAA
- the psbA gene encoding photosystem II q(b) protein, whose product MTTTLQRRESANVWERFCSWVTSTENRLYVGWFGVLMIPTLLAATTCFIIAFIAAPPVDIDGIREPVAGSLIYGNNIITGAVVPSSNAIGLHFYPIWEAASLDEWLYNGGPYQLVVFHFLIGIFCYMGREWELSYRLGMRPWIAVAYSAPVAAATAVFLIYPIGQGSFSDGMPLGISGTFNFMLVFQAEHNILMHPFHQLGVAGVFGGSLFSAMHGSLVTSSLVRETTETESQNYGYKFGQEEETYNIVAAHGYFGRLIFQYASFNNSRSLHFFLAAWPVIGIWFTSLGISTMAFNLNGFNFNQSVIDSQGQVIGTWADVLNRANLGMEVMHERNAHNFPLDLAAGDATPVALTAPAING is encoded by the coding sequence ATGACAACAACCTTACAAAGACGCGAAAGCGCCAACGTATGGGAACGGTTCTGTAGCTGGGTAACCTCCACAGAAAACCGTCTATACGTAGGCTGGTTCGGAGTATTGATGATCCCCACACTACTCGCCGCCACCACTTGCTTCATCATCGCCTTTATCGCCGCACCTCCCGTAGACATCGACGGCATCCGCGAGCCGGTAGCAGGTTCATTAATCTACGGAAACAACATCATCACTGGTGCAGTAGTACCATCATCGAACGCGATTGGTTTGCACTTCTACCCAATTTGGGAAGCAGCTTCCTTAGACGAATGGTTATACAACGGCGGCCCTTACCAATTAGTAGTATTCCACTTTTTGATCGGAATATTCTGCTACATGGGACGTGAGTGGGAACTATCCTACCGCCTCGGAATGCGCCCTTGGATTGCCGTAGCATATTCAGCGCCCGTAGCCGCAGCCACCGCAGTATTTTTAATCTACCCAATTGGACAAGGTTCATTCTCCGACGGAATGCCCCTAGGAATCAGTGGAACATTCAACTTCATGTTAGTATTCCAAGCGGAACACAACATCTTGATGCACCCCTTCCACCAGTTAGGAGTAGCCGGAGTATTCGGCGGTTCATTATTCTCCGCCATGCACGGTTCTTTGGTAACTTCTAGCTTAGTTCGTGAAACAACTGAGACCGAAAGCCAAAACTACGGTTACAAATTCGGACAAGAAGAAGAAACCTACAACATCGTTGCCGCCCACGGTTACTTTGGTCGATTGATCTTCCAATACGCATCCTTCAACAACAGCCGTAGCTTGCACTTCTTCCTAGCAGCATGGCCAGTAATTGGGATTTGGTTTACATCCTTGGGCATCAGCACCATGGCGTTCAACCTCAACGGGTTCAACTTCAACCAGTCAGTAATCGATTCTCAAGGACAAGTAATTGGCACTTGGGCAGACGTACTCAACCGCGCTAACCTAGGTATGGAAGTAATGCACGAGCGCAATGCTCACAACTTCCCTCTAGACTTGGCGGCCGGTGATGCGACTCCTGTTGCTCTTACTGCTCCTGCGATCAACGGTTAA
- a CDS encoding PrsW family glutamic-type intramembrane protease, protein MLLPSTAPVKMKEKEFGEGYLQQLPTNAGVTNSSPLFERYFLSTSQEIVIGRDPSCQIAIDGSYGVVSRRHAVIRPCDPNGWLICDLNSANGTYINAESLLGCRILQAGDRLILGDNGPEFIFQLLPKSSPVSSINLTPISEAEQGVSFTQLFPILSTGQDLTKKGYLIPGIFTVVFVVLMFATVGQPETAFFNQMLVATYLAGIAYYFVYQLCGKHKPWWVLFSMALSTGLILLSPLLPLFILIFRNILPGRLPLPDETVSFPQLLLRMFFGAGLMEELLKALPILAAYFIGQKLPSPWRERIGVWEPLDGILLGTASAVGFTLLETLGQYVPEISRNVGLQSGDSIGQLVGFQLLIPRIIGSVAGHMAYSGYLGYFIGLSVLKPRKRWQILGVGYLTAAVLHALWNVTGLLSGLLLAVVGVLSYAFLTAAILKARTLSPTRSQNFATRFFGSPK, encoded by the coding sequence ATGCTGTTGCCAAGTACAGCACCCGTCAAGATGAAAGAAAAAGAGTTTGGTGAGGGTTATTTACAGCAATTGCCTACAAATGCAGGCGTAACAAATTCGTCTCCACTCTTTGAGCGCTACTTCCTGTCCACCAGCCAAGAGATCGTCATTGGACGCGATCCAAGTTGCCAAATTGCTATAGATGGCTCCTATGGTGTAGTTTCCCGTCGCCATGCGGTAATTCGTCCTTGCGACCCCAATGGCTGGCTAATTTGCGATCTAAATAGCGCCAATGGCACGTATATTAATGCAGAATCGCTACTCGGATGTCGAATATTGCAAGCGGGCGATCGCTTAATTCTGGGTGACAATGGGCCAGAATTTATTTTTCAATTATTACCAAAATCCTCGCCTGTATCATCTATTAACTTAACTCCAATCTCCGAAGCCGAACAAGGAGTAAGTTTTACTCAGTTATTTCCTATCCTGTCTACAGGACAAGATTTAACCAAAAAAGGTTATTTGATCCCAGGTATATTTACTGTCGTATTTGTTGTCTTAATGTTTGCGACGGTAGGACAACCAGAGACGGCGTTTTTTAATCAAATGCTCGTAGCTACCTACTTAGCGGGGATTGCCTACTACTTTGTTTATCAACTTTGTGGCAAGCATAAGCCCTGGTGGGTACTATTTAGCATGGCATTAAGTACAGGTTTAATACTACTTAGTCCCCTATTGCCACTATTTATTTTAATTTTCCGTAATATTTTACCTGGTCGCTTACCCCTACCGGATGAAACTGTTAGTTTTCCGCAATTGTTGTTAAGAATGTTCTTCGGCGCGGGTTTGATGGAAGAATTACTTAAAGCTTTGCCAATTTTAGCAGCTTATTTTATTGGTCAAAAGCTCCCCAGTCCTTGGCGAGAGCGAATTGGTGTTTGGGAGCCTTTGGATGGGATTTTGTTGGGTACAGCTTCGGCGGTTGGCTTTACGCTATTAGAAACTCTCGGTCAGTACGTCCCGGAAATTAGCCGGAATGTAGGCTTGCAATCGGGTGATAGTATTGGTCAATTGGTAGGATTTCAGTTACTAATTCCTCGGATTATTGGCTCGGTAGCCGGACATATGGCGTATAGTGGCTATTTGGGATATTTCATTGGTCTAAGCGTATTAAAGCCACGCAAACGTTGGCAAATTTTAGGCGTGGGATACCTAACGGCGGCGGTTCTCCATGCGTTATGGAATGTCACAGGTTTACTGAGCGGCTTATTATTAGCAGTAGTAGGAGTATTGTCTTACGCTTTTTTGACGGCGGCGATTCTTAAAGCTCGGACTTTATCGCCAACGCGAAGTCAAAATTTTGCTACTCGTTTTTTTGGTTCTCCTAAATAA
- a CDS encoding GAF domain-containing protein — MESSQANEALLQEIAQRQRLIAELGQQTEREQLMSAIALLICSSLNLEEILNTTVIEVRQFLNCDRVVVYQVEAKTGVATVVAESTQPNYQSLINVKIHTPLFAERLGDYKQGNIRVLNDIQQQGSLTAINQLLQQQQVKAALIMPLLYGGKFWGLLAIHQCSGARQWQQLEIDLLQQLATQVSIAIQQSELYQQVVQLNTNLENQVQERTKQLQQSLEYEAILKRISDDVRDSLDENQILQVAVWELAVALNIDGCDSALYNISEATATICYEYTISLPTSQGKVMQMAGFQEGYNQLLQGQYFQFCQLVPGYRGTVAMLACPIFDDRGALGDLWLFKQQNCDFSDLEIRLVQQVANQCAIAMRQARLYQASMVQVEELEKLNNLKDDFLSTVSHELRTPLANMKMAIQMLGLTLNRSQELFAELRKPAKEQNKVARYYQILQNECERELTLIDDLLDLQQMYAGVQPLLLTSINLQTWLPEIAEAFSQRLKNQQQHLTIEVAPEVSNLVGDSASLGRVLTELLDNACKYTPPGEKIAIKAVSDGQIMQISVTNFGVEIPPSERERVFDRFYRIPNSDPWKQGGTGLGLALVKQILTRIKATITVADGDRGQTCFMVEVPLMPTL; from the coding sequence GTGGAAAGTTCTCAAGCTAACGAAGCATTATTGCAAGAAATAGCCCAAAGACAACGCCTAATCGCCGAATTAGGTCAACAAACCGAGCGCGAACAATTGATGAGTGCGATCGCCTTGCTAATTTGCTCCTCTTTAAACTTAGAGGAAATACTTAATACTACTGTTATTGAAGTTCGCCAATTTCTCAATTGCGATCGCGTTGTAGTTTATCAAGTTGAAGCAAAAACAGGTGTAGCTACGGTAGTGGCGGAATCAACTCAACCAAATTATCAATCTTTAATAAATGTAAAAATTCATACACCTTTGTTTGCAGAACGTTTAGGAGACTACAAGCAAGGTAATATCCGCGTACTTAATGATATTCAACAACAGGGAAGCCTTACAGCTATCAACCAACTGTTGCAGCAACAACAAGTCAAAGCCGCCTTGATTATGCCTTTACTGTACGGAGGTAAATTTTGGGGGTTACTAGCTATCCATCAGTGTTCTGGAGCGCGTCAGTGGCAGCAATTAGAGATAGATTTGCTCCAGCAATTAGCCACCCAAGTATCAATCGCGATTCAGCAATCGGAGCTATACCAACAAGTTGTCCAGCTAAATACTAATTTAGAAAATCAAGTTCAAGAGCGTACCAAACAACTACAACAGTCTCTTGAGTACGAGGCAATTCTCAAGCGCATCAGCGACGACGTGCGCGATAGTCTAGACGAAAATCAAATTTTGCAAGTAGCAGTATGGGAATTAGCTGTAGCTTTAAATATTGATGGTTGCGATAGTGCTTTGTACAATATCTCGGAAGCGACAGCCACAATTTGCTACGAGTATACGATTTCTTTACCCACTTCTCAAGGAAAAGTCATGCAAATGGCAGGATTTCAAGAAGGGTACAACCAATTGTTGCAAGGTCAATATTTTCAGTTTTGCCAGTTAGTACCTGGTTATAGGGGTACAGTGGCGATGCTGGCTTGTCCCATTTTTGACGATCGCGGAGCTTTAGGCGATTTATGGTTATTTAAGCAACAAAATTGTGATTTTAGCGATCTGGAAATTCGTTTAGTCCAACAAGTAGCCAACCAATGCGCGATCGCCATGAGACAAGCAAGATTGTATCAAGCATCCATGGTTCAAGTAGAAGAACTAGAAAAATTAAATAATCTCAAAGATGACTTTTTAAGCACCGTTTCCCACGAACTGCGCACGCCTCTAGCTAACATGAAAATGGCAATCCAGATGCTAGGATTAACTTTAAATCGTTCTCAAGAGTTGTTTGCTGAACTGAGAAAACCAGCAAAAGAACAAAATAAAGTTGCTCGTTACTATCAAATATTGCAAAACGAGTGTGAACGAGAGTTAACTTTAATCGACGACTTGTTAGATTTGCAACAAATGTATGCGGGCGTACAACCTTTGCTATTGACATCGATTAATTTACAAACTTGGTTGCCGGAAATTGCCGAAGCTTTTAGCCAACGTCTTAAAAATCAACAGCAACATTTGACTATAGAAGTTGCTCCAGAAGTCTCCAATTTGGTTGGGGATTCTGCTTCCTTAGGGCGGGTTTTGACGGAATTGCTAGATAATGCTTGCAAATATACGCCCCCAGGCGAAAAAATTGCTATTAAAGCCGTTTCTGACGGACAAATAATGCAAATAAGTGTAACAAACTTCGGCGTAGAAATTCCCCCTAGCGAACGCGAACGTGTATTTGACCGCTTTTACCGCATTCCTAATAGCGATCCTTGGAAGCAGGGAGGTACAGGGTTGGGACTTGCTTTAGTTAAACAAATACTTACGCGCATAAAAGCAACAATTACAGTGGCTGATGGCGATCGCGGACAAACTTGTTTTATGGTAGAAGTACCGTTGATGCCTACATTATGA